From one Neovison vison isolate M4711 chromosome 1, ASM_NN_V1, whole genome shotgun sequence genomic stretch:
- the BAG6 gene encoding large proline-rich protein BAG6 isoform X19: MEPSDSTSTTTSMEEPDSLEVLVKTLDSQTRTFIVGAQMNVKEFKEHIAASVSIPSEKQRLIYQGRVLQDDKKLQEYNVGGKVIHLVERAPPQTQLPSGASSGIGSASATHGGGPPPGTRGPGASVHDRNANSYVMVGTFNLPSDGSAVDVHINMEQAPIQSEPRVRLVMAQHMIRDIQTLLSRMECRGGPQAQHSHPPPQTPTVAPEPGALSSQTSEPVESEVPPREPMEAEEVEERAPAQSPELTPSGPAPVGPTPAPETNAPNHPSPAEYVEVLQELQRLESRLQPFLQRYYEVLGTAATTDYNNNQEGREEDQRLINLVGESLRLLGNTFVALSDLRCNLACAPPRHLHVVRPMSHYTTPMVLQQAAIPIQINVGTTVTMTGNGTRPPPAASAEAAPPGPGQASSLAPTSTTVESSTEGVPPPGPAPPPTTSHPRVIRISHQSVEPVVMMHMNIQDSGTQPGGVPSAPTGPLGPPGHGQTLGQQVPGFPTAPTRVVIARPTPPQARPSHPGGPPVSGTLQGAGLGTNASLAQMVSGLVGQLLMQPVLVAQGTPGMAPPPAPATASASAGTTNTATTAGPAPGGPAQPPPPQPSAADLQFSQLLGNLLGPAGPGAGGPGMASPTITVAMPGVPAFLQGMTDFLQATQTAPPPPPPPPPPPPAPEQQNMPPPGSPSGGAGSPGGLGLESLSPEFFTSVVQGVLNSLLGSLGARAGSSESIAAFIQRLSGSSNIFEPGADGALGFFGALLSLLCQNFSMVDVVMLLHGHFQPLQRLQPQLRSFFHQHYLGGQEPTPGNIRTATHTLITGLEEYVRESFSLVQVQPGVDIIRTNLEFLQEQFNSIAAHVLHCTDSGFGARLLELCNQGLFECLALNLHCLGGQQMELAAVINGRIRRMSRGVNPSLVSWLTTMMGLRLQVVLEHMPVGPDAILRYVRRVGDPPQPLPEEPMEVQGSERTSPEPQRENASPAPGTTAEEAMSRGPPPAPEGGGSRDEQDGASAETEPWAAAVPPEWVPIIQQDIQSQRKVKPQPPLSDAYLSGMPAKRRKLRADIQKRLQEDPNYSPQRFPNAHRAFADDP, from the exons ATGAATGTAAAGGAGTTTAAAGAGCACATCGCTGCCTCTGTCAGCATTCCGTCTGAGAAACAACGGCTCATTTATCAGGGACGAGTTCTGCAGGATGATAAGAAGCTCCAGGAATACA atgTTGGGGGAAAGGTTATTCACCTTGTGGAACGGGCTCCTCCTCAGACTCAGCTCCCTTCTGGGGCATCTTCTGGGATAGGTTCTGCCTCAGCCACCCATGGTGGAGGACCCCCACCTGGTACTCGGGGGCCTGGGGCCTCTGTTCATGACCGGAATGCCAACAGCTATGTCATGGTTGGAACCTTCAACCTTCCT AGTGACGGCTCTGCTGTGGATGTTCACATCAACATGGAACAGGCCCCGATTCAG AGTGAGCCCCGAGTACGGCTGGTGATGGCTCAGCACATGATCAGGGATATACAGACCTTACTATCCCGGATGGAG TGTCGAGGGGGACCCCAAGCACAGCACAGTCACCCGCCCCCACAGACGCCGACTGTGGCCCCGGAGCCTGGCGCCTTGAGCTCTCAAACATCAGAACCAGTTGAAAGTGAAGTGCCTCCTCGGGAGCCCATGGAGGCGGAAGAAGTGGAGGAGCGtgccccagcccagagcccagaacTCACCCCTTCTGGCCCAGCCCCTGTGGGCCCAACGCCTGCCCCAGAGACAAATGCACCCAA CCATCCTTCCCCAGCGGAGTATGTTGAAGTGCTCCAGGAGCTCCAGCGGCTGGAGAGCCGCCTTCAGCCCTTCCTGCAGCGCTACTACGAGGTTCTGGGCACCGCTGCCACCACAGACTACAACAACAAC CAAGAGGGGCGTGAAGAGGATCAGCGCTTGATTAACTTGGTGGGGGAGAGCCTGCGGCTGCTGGGCAACACCTTCGTGGCGCTGTCGGACCTGCGCTGCAATCTGGCCTGTGCACCCCCGCGACACCTGCACGTGGTCCGGCCCATGTCGCACTACACCACTCCCATGGTGCTCCAGCAGGCAGCCATCCCCATTCAG ATCAACGTGGGAACCACTGTGACCATGACGGGGAATGGGACTCGGCCCCCCCCGGCTGCCAGTGCGGAGGCAGCTCCCCCTGGTCCTGGGCAGGCCTCGTCCCTGGCTCCCACTTCTACCACTGTTGAGTCCTCAACCGAGGGGGTTCCCCCGCCAGGGCCAGCTCCCCCCCCGACCACCAGCCACCCGAGGGTCATTCGGATTTCCCACCAGAGCGTGGAACCCGTGGTCATGATGCACATGAACATCCAAG ATTCTGGCACACAGCCCGGTGGAGTTCCGAGTGCTCCCACTGGCCCCCTAGGACCCCCTGGTCATGGCCAGACCCTGG GACAGCAGGTGCCAGGCTTTCCGACAGCTCCGACCCGGGTGGTGATCGCCCGGCCCACCCCTCCACAGGCTCGGCCTTCCCATCCTGGGGGGCCCCCTGTCTCGGGTACTCTA cagggcgCCGGGCTGGGTACAAATGCCTCTTTGGCCCAGATGGTGAGCGGACTTGTGGGGCAGCTTCTGATGCAGCCTGTTCTCGTGG CTCAGGGGACTCCAGGAATGGCTCCGCCTCCGGCCCCTGCCACTGCTTCAGCTAGTGCCGGCACCACCAATACCGCTACCACAGCCGGCCCTGCTCCTGGGGGGCCCGCCCAGCCTCCACCCCCTCAGCCCTCCGCGGCTGACCTGCAGTTCTCTCAGCTCCTGGGGAACCTGCTGGGGCCGGCGGGGCCTGGGGCCGGAGGGCCTGGCATGGCTTCTCCCACCATCACCGTGGCAATGCCCGGTGTCCCCGCCTTTCTGCAGGGCATGACTGACTTTCTGCAG GCAACACAGACGGCGCCTCcgccccctccaccacccccgcccccacccccggcccccgaGCAGCAGAACATGCCCCCACCGGGGTCCCCTTCTGGTGGCGCAGGGAGTCCTGGAGGCCTGGGTCTTGAGAGCCTTTCACCGGAGTTTTTTACCTCCGTGGTGCAGGGTGTTCTGAActccctgctgggctccctgGGGGCCCGGGCTGGCAGCAGTGAGAGTATCGCCGCTTTCATACAGCGCCTTAGTGGATCCAGCAACATCTTCGAGCCTGGGGCTGATGGGGCCCTTG GATTCTTTGGGGCCCTGCTCTCTCTTCTGTGCCAGAACTTTTCCATGGTAGATGTGGTGATGCTTCTTCATGGCCATTTCCAGCCACTGCAGCGGCTTCAGCCCCAGCTGCGATCCTTTTTCCACCAGCACTACTTGGGTGGCCAAGAGCCCACGCCTGGTAACATACGG ACGGCAACCCACACGTTGATCACGGGGCTGGAAGAATATGTGCGGGAGAGTTTT TCTCTGGTGCAGGTTCAGCCTGGTGTGGACATCATCCGGACAAACCTGGAGTTTCTCCAAGAGCAGTTCAACAGCATTGCCGCTCATGTGCTGCACTGCACAG ACAGTGGATTTGGGGCCCGTTTGCTGGAGCTGTGTAACCAGGGCCTGTTTGAATGCCTGGCCCTCAACCTGCACTGCTTGGGCGGACAGCAGATGGAACTGGCTGCAGTCATCAATGGCCGAATT CGTCGCATGTCTCGTGGGGTGAACCCATCCTTGGTGAGCTGGCTGACCACTATGATGGGACTGAGGCTTCAGGTGGTTCTGGAGCACATGCCCGTGGGCCCTGATGCCATCCTCAGATACGTTCGCAGGGTCGGTGATCCCCCCCAG CCCCTTCCTGAGGAGCCAATGGAAGTTCAGGGATCAGAAAGAACTTCCCCTGAACCTCAG CGGGAGAATGCTTCCCCGGCCCCGGGCACTACGGCAGAAGAGGCCATGTCCCGAGGGCCACCTCCTGCTCCTGAGGGTGGCGGCTCCCGTGACGAGCAGGATGGAGCTTCAGCTGAGACAGAGCCTTGGGCAGCTGCAGTCCCCCCA GAGTGGGTTCCGATTATCCAGCAGGACATTCAGAGCCAGCGGAAGGTGAAGCCGCAACCCCCCCTGAGCGATGCCTACCTCAGTGGTATGCCTGCCAAGAGACGTAAG ctccgGGCTGATATACAAAAGCGACTGCAGGAAGACCCCAACTACAGTCCCCAGCGCTTCCCTAATGCCCACCGGGCCTTTGCTGATGATCCCTAG
- the BAG6 gene encoding large proline-rich protein BAG6 isoform X11, producing the protein MEPSDSTSTTTSMEEPDSLEVLVKTLDSQTRTFIVGAQMNVKEFKEHIAASVSIPSEKQRLIYQGRVLQDDKKLQEYNVGGKVIHLVERAPPQTQLPSGASSGIGSASATHGGGPPPGTRGPGASVHDRNANSYVMVGTFNLPSDGSAVDVHINMEQAPIQSEPRVRLVMAQHMIRDIQTLLSRMECRGGPQAQHSHPPPQTPTVAPEPGALSSQTSEPVESEVPPREPMEAEEVEERAPAQSPELTPSGPAPVGPTPAPETNAPNHPSPAEYVEVLQELQRLESRLQPFLQRYYEVLGTAATTDYNNNQEGREEDQRLINLVGESLRLLGNTFVALSDLRCNLACAPPRHLHVVRPMSHYTTPMVLQQAAIPIQINVGTTVTMTGNGTRPPPAASAEAAPPGPGQASSLAPTSTTVESSTEGVPPPGPAPPPTTSHPRVIRISHQSVEPVVMMHMNIQDSGTQPGGVPSAPTGPLGPPGHGQTLGQQVPGFPTAPTRVVIARPTPPQARPSHPGGPPVSGTLGAGLGTNASLAQMVSGLVGQLLMQPVLVAQGTPGMAPPPAPATASASAGTTNTATTAGPAPGGPAQPPPPQPSAADLQFSQLLGNLLGPAGPGAGGPGMASPTITVAMPGVPAFLQGMTDFLQATQTAPPPPPPPPPPPPAPEQQNMPPPGSPSGGAGSPGGLGLESLSPEFFTSVVQGVLNSLLGSLGARAGSSESIAAFIQRLSGSSNIFEPGADGALGFFGALLSLLCQNFSMVDVVMLLHGHFQPLQRLQPQLRSFFHQHYLGGQEPTPGNIRTATHTLITGLEEYVRESFSLVQVQPGVDIIRTNLEFLQEQFNSIAAHVLHCTDSGFGARLLELCNQGLFECLALNLHCLGGQQMELAAVINGRIRRMSRGVNPSLVSWLTTMMGLRLQVVLEHMPVGPDAILRYVRRVGDPPQPLPEEPMEVQGSERTSPEPQRENASPAPGTTAEEAMSRGPPPAPEGGGSRDEQDGASAETEPWAAAVPPEWVPIIQQDIQSQRKVKPQPPLSDAYLSGMPAKRRKTMQGEGPQLLLSEAVSRAAKAAGARPLTSPESLSRDLEAPEVQESYRQQLRADIQKRLQEDPNYSPQRFPNAHRAFADDP; encoded by the exons ATGAATGTAAAGGAGTTTAAAGAGCACATCGCTGCCTCTGTCAGCATTCCGTCTGAGAAACAACGGCTCATTTATCAGGGACGAGTTCTGCAGGATGATAAGAAGCTCCAGGAATACA atgTTGGGGGAAAGGTTATTCACCTTGTGGAACGGGCTCCTCCTCAGACTCAGCTCCCTTCTGGGGCATCTTCTGGGATAGGTTCTGCCTCAGCCACCCATGGTGGAGGACCCCCACCTGGTACTCGGGGGCCTGGGGCCTCTGTTCATGACCGGAATGCCAACAGCTATGTCATGGTTGGAACCTTCAACCTTCCT AGTGACGGCTCTGCTGTGGATGTTCACATCAACATGGAACAGGCCCCGATTCAG AGTGAGCCCCGAGTACGGCTGGTGATGGCTCAGCACATGATCAGGGATATACAGACCTTACTATCCCGGATGGAG TGTCGAGGGGGACCCCAAGCACAGCACAGTCACCCGCCCCCACAGACGCCGACTGTGGCCCCGGAGCCTGGCGCCTTGAGCTCTCAAACATCAGAACCAGTTGAAAGTGAAGTGCCTCCTCGGGAGCCCATGGAGGCGGAAGAAGTGGAGGAGCGtgccccagcccagagcccagaacTCACCCCTTCTGGCCCAGCCCCTGTGGGCCCAACGCCTGCCCCAGAGACAAATGCACCCAA CCATCCTTCCCCAGCGGAGTATGTTGAAGTGCTCCAGGAGCTCCAGCGGCTGGAGAGCCGCCTTCAGCCCTTCCTGCAGCGCTACTACGAGGTTCTGGGCACCGCTGCCACCACAGACTACAACAACAAC CAAGAGGGGCGTGAAGAGGATCAGCGCTTGATTAACTTGGTGGGGGAGAGCCTGCGGCTGCTGGGCAACACCTTCGTGGCGCTGTCGGACCTGCGCTGCAATCTGGCCTGTGCACCCCCGCGACACCTGCACGTGGTCCGGCCCATGTCGCACTACACCACTCCCATGGTGCTCCAGCAGGCAGCCATCCCCATTCAG ATCAACGTGGGAACCACTGTGACCATGACGGGGAATGGGACTCGGCCCCCCCCGGCTGCCAGTGCGGAGGCAGCTCCCCCTGGTCCTGGGCAGGCCTCGTCCCTGGCTCCCACTTCTACCACTGTTGAGTCCTCAACCGAGGGGGTTCCCCCGCCAGGGCCAGCTCCCCCCCCGACCACCAGCCACCCGAGGGTCATTCGGATTTCCCACCAGAGCGTGGAACCCGTGGTCATGATGCACATGAACATCCAAG ATTCTGGCACACAGCCCGGTGGAGTTCCGAGTGCTCCCACTGGCCCCCTAGGACCCCCTGGTCATGGCCAGACCCTGG GACAGCAGGTGCCAGGCTTTCCGACAGCTCCGACCCGGGTGGTGATCGCCCGGCCCACCCCTCCACAGGCTCGGCCTTCCCATCCTGGGGGGCCCCCTGTCTCGGGTACTCTA ggcgCCGGGCTGGGTACAAATGCCTCTTTGGCCCAGATGGTGAGCGGACTTGTGGGGCAGCTTCTGATGCAGCCTGTTCTCGTGG CTCAGGGGACTCCAGGAATGGCTCCGCCTCCGGCCCCTGCCACTGCTTCAGCTAGTGCCGGCACCACCAATACCGCTACCACAGCCGGCCCTGCTCCTGGGGGGCCCGCCCAGCCTCCACCCCCTCAGCCCTCCGCGGCTGACCTGCAGTTCTCTCAGCTCCTGGGGAACCTGCTGGGGCCGGCGGGGCCTGGGGCCGGAGGGCCTGGCATGGCTTCTCCCACCATCACCGTGGCAATGCCCGGTGTCCCCGCCTTTCTGCAGGGCATGACTGACTTTCTGCAG GCAACACAGACGGCGCCTCcgccccctccaccacccccgcccccacccccggcccccgaGCAGCAGAACATGCCCCCACCGGGGTCCCCTTCTGGTGGCGCAGGGAGTCCTGGAGGCCTGGGTCTTGAGAGCCTTTCACCGGAGTTTTTTACCTCCGTGGTGCAGGGTGTTCTGAActccctgctgggctccctgGGGGCCCGGGCTGGCAGCAGTGAGAGTATCGCCGCTTTCATACAGCGCCTTAGTGGATCCAGCAACATCTTCGAGCCTGGGGCTGATGGGGCCCTTG GATTCTTTGGGGCCCTGCTCTCTCTTCTGTGCCAGAACTTTTCCATGGTAGATGTGGTGATGCTTCTTCATGGCCATTTCCAGCCACTGCAGCGGCTTCAGCCCCAGCTGCGATCCTTTTTCCACCAGCACTACTTGGGTGGCCAAGAGCCCACGCCTGGTAACATACGG ACGGCAACCCACACGTTGATCACGGGGCTGGAAGAATATGTGCGGGAGAGTTTT TCTCTGGTGCAGGTTCAGCCTGGTGTGGACATCATCCGGACAAACCTGGAGTTTCTCCAAGAGCAGTTCAACAGCATTGCCGCTCATGTGCTGCACTGCACAG ACAGTGGATTTGGGGCCCGTTTGCTGGAGCTGTGTAACCAGGGCCTGTTTGAATGCCTGGCCCTCAACCTGCACTGCTTGGGCGGACAGCAGATGGAACTGGCTGCAGTCATCAATGGCCGAATT CGTCGCATGTCTCGTGGGGTGAACCCATCCTTGGTGAGCTGGCTGACCACTATGATGGGACTGAGGCTTCAGGTGGTTCTGGAGCACATGCCCGTGGGCCCTGATGCCATCCTCAGATACGTTCGCAGGGTCGGTGATCCCCCCCAG CCCCTTCCTGAGGAGCCAATGGAAGTTCAGGGATCAGAAAGAACTTCCCCTGAACCTCAG CGGGAGAATGCTTCCCCGGCCCCGGGCACTACGGCAGAAGAGGCCATGTCCCGAGGGCCACCTCCTGCTCCTGAGGGTGGCGGCTCCCGTGACGAGCAGGATGGAGCTTCAGCTGAGACAGAGCCTTGGGCAGCTGCAGTCCCCCCA GAGTGGGTTCCGATTATCCAGCAGGACATTCAGAGCCAGCGGAAGGTGAAGCCGCAACCCCCCCTGAGCGATGCCTACCTCAGTGGTATGCCTGCCAAGAGACGTAAG ACGATGCAGGGTGAGGGCCCCCAGCTGCTTCTCTCAGAGGCCGTGAGCCGGGCAGCTAAGGCAGCCGGAGCTCGGCCCCTGACGAGCCCTGAGAGCCTGAGCCGGGACCTGGAGGCACCAGAGGTTCAGGAGAGCTACAGGCAGCAG ctccgGGCTGATATACAAAAGCGACTGCAGGAAGACCCCAACTACAGTCCCCAGCGCTTCCCTAATGCCCACCGGGCCTTTGCTGATGATCCCTAG
- the BAG6 gene encoding large proline-rich protein BAG6 isoform X20: protein MEPSDSTSTTTSMEEPDSLEVLVKTLDSQTRTFIVGAQMNVKEFKEHIAASVSIPSEKQRLIYQGRVLQDDKKLQEYNVGGKVIHLVERAPPQTQLPSGASSGIGSASATHGGGPPPGTRGPGASVHDRNANSYVMVGTFNLPSDGSAVDVHINMEQAPIQSEPRVRLVMAQHMIRDIQTLLSRMECRGGPQAQHSHPPPQTPTVAPEPGALSSQTSEPVESEVPPREPMEAEEVEERAPAQSPELTPSGPAPVGPTPAPETNAPNHPSPAEYVEVLQELQRLESRLQPFLQRYYEVLGTAATTDYNNNQEGREEDQRLINLVGESLRLLGNTFVALSDLRCNLACAPPRHLHVVRPMSHYTTPMVLQQAAIPIQINVGTTVTMTGNGTRPPPAASAEAAPPGPGQASSLAPTSTTVESSTEGVPPPGPAPPPTTSHPRVIRISHQSVEPVVMMHMNIQDSGTQPGGVPSAPTGPLGPPGHGQTLGQQVPGFPTAPTRVVIARPTPPQARPSHPGGPPVSGTLGAGLGTNASLAQMVSGLVGQLLMQPVLVAQGTPGMAPPPAPATASASAGTTNTATTAGPAPGGPAQPPPPQPSAADLQFSQLLGNLLGPAGPGAGGPGMASPTITVAMPGVPAFLQGMTDFLQATQTAPPPPPPPPPPPPAPEQQNMPPPGSPSGGAGSPGGLGLESLSPEFFTSVVQGVLNSLLGSLGARAGSSESIAAFIQRLSGSSNIFEPGADGALGFFGALLSLLCQNFSMVDVVMLLHGHFQPLQRLQPQLRSFFHQHYLGGQEPTPGNIRTATHTLITGLEEYVRESFSLVQVQPGVDIIRTNLEFLQEQFNSIAAHVLHCTDSGFGARLLELCNQGLFECLALNLHCLGGQQMELAAVINGRIRRMSRGVNPSLVSWLTTMMGLRLQVVLEHMPVGPDAILRYVRRVGDPPQPLPEEPMEVQGSERTSPEPQRENASPAPGTTAEEAMSRGPPPAPEGGGSRDEQDGASAETEPWAAAVPPEWVPIIQQDIQSQRKVKPQPPLSDAYLSGMPAKRRKLRADIQKRLQEDPNYSPQRFPNAHRAFADDP, encoded by the exons ATGAATGTAAAGGAGTTTAAAGAGCACATCGCTGCCTCTGTCAGCATTCCGTCTGAGAAACAACGGCTCATTTATCAGGGACGAGTTCTGCAGGATGATAAGAAGCTCCAGGAATACA atgTTGGGGGAAAGGTTATTCACCTTGTGGAACGGGCTCCTCCTCAGACTCAGCTCCCTTCTGGGGCATCTTCTGGGATAGGTTCTGCCTCAGCCACCCATGGTGGAGGACCCCCACCTGGTACTCGGGGGCCTGGGGCCTCTGTTCATGACCGGAATGCCAACAGCTATGTCATGGTTGGAACCTTCAACCTTCCT AGTGACGGCTCTGCTGTGGATGTTCACATCAACATGGAACAGGCCCCGATTCAG AGTGAGCCCCGAGTACGGCTGGTGATGGCTCAGCACATGATCAGGGATATACAGACCTTACTATCCCGGATGGAG TGTCGAGGGGGACCCCAAGCACAGCACAGTCACCCGCCCCCACAGACGCCGACTGTGGCCCCGGAGCCTGGCGCCTTGAGCTCTCAAACATCAGAACCAGTTGAAAGTGAAGTGCCTCCTCGGGAGCCCATGGAGGCGGAAGAAGTGGAGGAGCGtgccccagcccagagcccagaacTCACCCCTTCTGGCCCAGCCCCTGTGGGCCCAACGCCTGCCCCAGAGACAAATGCACCCAA CCATCCTTCCCCAGCGGAGTATGTTGAAGTGCTCCAGGAGCTCCAGCGGCTGGAGAGCCGCCTTCAGCCCTTCCTGCAGCGCTACTACGAGGTTCTGGGCACCGCTGCCACCACAGACTACAACAACAAC CAAGAGGGGCGTGAAGAGGATCAGCGCTTGATTAACTTGGTGGGGGAGAGCCTGCGGCTGCTGGGCAACACCTTCGTGGCGCTGTCGGACCTGCGCTGCAATCTGGCCTGTGCACCCCCGCGACACCTGCACGTGGTCCGGCCCATGTCGCACTACACCACTCCCATGGTGCTCCAGCAGGCAGCCATCCCCATTCAG ATCAACGTGGGAACCACTGTGACCATGACGGGGAATGGGACTCGGCCCCCCCCGGCTGCCAGTGCGGAGGCAGCTCCCCCTGGTCCTGGGCAGGCCTCGTCCCTGGCTCCCACTTCTACCACTGTTGAGTCCTCAACCGAGGGGGTTCCCCCGCCAGGGCCAGCTCCCCCCCCGACCACCAGCCACCCGAGGGTCATTCGGATTTCCCACCAGAGCGTGGAACCCGTGGTCATGATGCACATGAACATCCAAG ATTCTGGCACACAGCCCGGTGGAGTTCCGAGTGCTCCCACTGGCCCCCTAGGACCCCCTGGTCATGGCCAGACCCTGG GACAGCAGGTGCCAGGCTTTCCGACAGCTCCGACCCGGGTGGTGATCGCCCGGCCCACCCCTCCACAGGCTCGGCCTTCCCATCCTGGGGGGCCCCCTGTCTCGGGTACTCTA ggcgCCGGGCTGGGTACAAATGCCTCTTTGGCCCAGATGGTGAGCGGACTTGTGGGGCAGCTTCTGATGCAGCCTGTTCTCGTGG CTCAGGGGACTCCAGGAATGGCTCCGCCTCCGGCCCCTGCCACTGCTTCAGCTAGTGCCGGCACCACCAATACCGCTACCACAGCCGGCCCTGCTCCTGGGGGGCCCGCCCAGCCTCCACCCCCTCAGCCCTCCGCGGCTGACCTGCAGTTCTCTCAGCTCCTGGGGAACCTGCTGGGGCCGGCGGGGCCTGGGGCCGGAGGGCCTGGCATGGCTTCTCCCACCATCACCGTGGCAATGCCCGGTGTCCCCGCCTTTCTGCAGGGCATGACTGACTTTCTGCAG GCAACACAGACGGCGCCTCcgccccctccaccacccccgcccccacccccggcccccgaGCAGCAGAACATGCCCCCACCGGGGTCCCCTTCTGGTGGCGCAGGGAGTCCTGGAGGCCTGGGTCTTGAGAGCCTTTCACCGGAGTTTTTTACCTCCGTGGTGCAGGGTGTTCTGAActccctgctgggctccctgGGGGCCCGGGCTGGCAGCAGTGAGAGTATCGCCGCTTTCATACAGCGCCTTAGTGGATCCAGCAACATCTTCGAGCCTGGGGCTGATGGGGCCCTTG GATTCTTTGGGGCCCTGCTCTCTCTTCTGTGCCAGAACTTTTCCATGGTAGATGTGGTGATGCTTCTTCATGGCCATTTCCAGCCACTGCAGCGGCTTCAGCCCCAGCTGCGATCCTTTTTCCACCAGCACTACTTGGGTGGCCAAGAGCCCACGCCTGGTAACATACGG ACGGCAACCCACACGTTGATCACGGGGCTGGAAGAATATGTGCGGGAGAGTTTT TCTCTGGTGCAGGTTCAGCCTGGTGTGGACATCATCCGGACAAACCTGGAGTTTCTCCAAGAGCAGTTCAACAGCATTGCCGCTCATGTGCTGCACTGCACAG ACAGTGGATTTGGGGCCCGTTTGCTGGAGCTGTGTAACCAGGGCCTGTTTGAATGCCTGGCCCTCAACCTGCACTGCTTGGGCGGACAGCAGATGGAACTGGCTGCAGTCATCAATGGCCGAATT CGTCGCATGTCTCGTGGGGTGAACCCATCCTTGGTGAGCTGGCTGACCACTATGATGGGACTGAGGCTTCAGGTGGTTCTGGAGCACATGCCCGTGGGCCCTGATGCCATCCTCAGATACGTTCGCAGGGTCGGTGATCCCCCCCAG CCCCTTCCTGAGGAGCCAATGGAAGTTCAGGGATCAGAAAGAACTTCCCCTGAACCTCAG CGGGAGAATGCTTCCCCGGCCCCGGGCACTACGGCAGAAGAGGCCATGTCCCGAGGGCCACCTCCTGCTCCTGAGGGTGGCGGCTCCCGTGACGAGCAGGATGGAGCTTCAGCTGAGACAGAGCCTTGGGCAGCTGCAGTCCCCCCA GAGTGGGTTCCGATTATCCAGCAGGACATTCAGAGCCAGCGGAAGGTGAAGCCGCAACCCCCCCTGAGCGATGCCTACCTCAGTGGTATGCCTGCCAAGAGACGTAAG ctccgGGCTGATATACAAAAGCGACTGCAGGAAGACCCCAACTACAGTCCCCAGCGCTTCCCTAATGCCCACCGGGCCTTTGCTGATGATCCCTAG